The proteins below come from a single Garra rufa chromosome 25, GarRuf1.0, whole genome shotgun sequence genomic window:
- the LOC141302053 gene encoding uncharacterized protein translates to MDSASTSSKLIYKMSTEDITKLIQLRSSNSALFDGRKNSSKTAWSAILREMGLEEKMTTEQIAKKWENLKARYKDAKYPPTGVEKNPTCWKWFNLMDDALGEEFDEKISQQVITSEADNDNTPHPSKRLRQIKVGGEILEFLEEEGTLGNVPPPSRPHLAKRGRQKGKQTTESHPLDIMRTKLQRERQLLEKELGGLDREKALLQRERALADRERAALQRDRTQVEKDKAAVNRDKASLEQDRARLQKDREALVRDRAALEKDRRSAHVTNHVKSSSGCNGLDCPHEKNRERLIFLLERVIEKI, encoded by the exons ATGGATTCGGCGTCGACCAGTTCTAAACTCATCTACAAAA TGTCTACTGAGGATATCACCAAACTGATACAGCTGCGGTCGAGCAACTCAGCGCTTTTTGACGGGAGGAAAAATTCGTCTAAAACAGCCTGGAG tgcaatACTCAGAGAAATGGGGCTTGAGGAAAAGATGACAACTGAGCAGATTGCCAAAAAGTGGGAAAACCTAAAGGCAAGATATAAG GATGCAAAATATCCTCCCACCGGTGTGGAGAAGAACCCCACCTGCTGGAAATGGTTCAATCTCATGGACGATGCTCTGGGTGAAGAGTTTGATGAAAAGATCAGCCAGCAAGTGATCACATCAGAAGCTGACAATGATAACACACCTCATCCAAGTAAGAGGTTACGTCAAATCAAGGTCGGAGGGGAAATATTGGAATTCCTGGAAGAGGAAGGAACTTTAGGGAACGTGCCGCCACCCTCCAGACCACATCTGGCTAAGCGGGGAAGACAAAAAGGCAAGCAGACGACAGAAAGTCACCCGTTGGACATTATGCGAACCAAACTTCAAAGAGAAAGACAGCTTTTAGAAAAGGAGCTCGGAGGCCTAGACAGAGAAAAAGCACTTTTACAGCGGGAACGGGCCCTTGCAGATCGGGAAAGAGCGGCGCTTCAGCGGGACAGAACCCAGGTGGAGAAGGACAAAGCTGCGGTTAACAGAGACAAAGCATCTTTGGAACAGGACAGAGCCAGACTGCAGAAAGACAGAGAAGCTTTGGTGAGGGACAGAGCGGCCCTTGAAAAAGACAGAAGGTCAGCACATGTCACGAATCATGTGAAAAGCAGTTCAGGATGCAACGGACTGGACTGTCCTCATGAAAAGAACAGAGAAAGATTAATATTCTTACTTGAAAGGGTGATTGAAAAAATCTGA